Proteins encoded together in one Catellatospora citrea window:
- a CDS encoding zinc-binding dehydrogenase: MRALLADKSAPAGLRIGAAPDPVPAPQEALVEVKAISFNYGDVSHARDLPDGAVSGWDSAGVVTAAAADGSGPPVGSRVVTFGPGPAWATMRAVPTGELAVLPDSVDFGAAAALPVAGLTALNALRRLGPLLDRRVVITGAAGGVGRFAVQLGALAGAHVIAVAARPERAAGLRELGAAEIVGSLAEIGEPVHGALDNVGGPDLVALWELLATDGAVISIGAASGEPTVFPAYSTVGRRRRLESFVGSATGGNGPDLAYLVDLVAAGRLDPQIGWRGDWNRAAEAAEALLTRRVNGKAVLDVT, translated from the coding sequence ATGCGCGCATTGCTGGCCGACAAGTCGGCACCCGCCGGGCTGCGGATCGGCGCCGCCCCGGACCCCGTGCCCGCGCCACAGGAGGCGCTGGTCGAGGTCAAGGCGATCTCCTTCAACTACGGAGACGTCTCTCATGCACGCGACCTGCCCGACGGCGCGGTCAGCGGCTGGGACTCGGCCGGCGTGGTGACCGCCGCCGCGGCCGACGGTTCCGGCCCGCCCGTCGGCAGCCGGGTCGTCACCTTCGGCCCCGGGCCCGCCTGGGCCACCATGCGGGCCGTGCCCACCGGCGAACTCGCCGTGCTGCCCGACAGCGTCGACTTCGGCGCGGCCGCCGCCCTGCCGGTGGCGGGGCTGACCGCGCTGAACGCACTGCGGCGGCTCGGCCCGCTGCTCGACCGGCGGGTGGTGATCACCGGCGCGGCGGGTGGCGTCGGACGGTTCGCCGTCCAGCTCGGGGCGCTGGCCGGGGCGCACGTCATCGCGGTGGCCGCCCGGCCCGAGCGGGCCGCGGGACTGCGTGAGCTGGGTGCGGCCGAGATCGTCGGCTCACTCGCCGAGATCGGGGAGCCGGTGCACGGCGCACTGGACAACGTGGGCGGCCCGGACCTGGTCGCCCTCTGGGAGCTGCTGGCCACCGACGGTGCCGTGATCTCCATCGGGGCCGCGTCCGGCGAGCCGACGGTGTTCCCGGCGTACTCCACTGTCGGGCGGCGGCGCCGGCTGGAGTCCTTCGTCGGCAGCGCCACCGGCGGCAACGGCCCGGATCTGGCGTACCTGGTCGACCTGGTCGCCGCGGGTCGTCTGGACCCGCAGATCGGCTGGCGCGGCGACTGGAACCGGGCGGCCGAAGCGGCCGAAGCCCTCCTCACCCGCCGCGTCAACGGCAAAGCCGTCCTCGACGTCACCTGA
- the nadA gene encoding quinolinate synthase NadA: MGHVTAPVLLLLGRGKDSNSERGVDCPGDLPAPSDPGLVERAAAAKAALGDRVFVLGHHYQRDEVIQFADVTGDSFKLAREAAARPDAEFIVFCGVHFMAESADILTTDAQRVVLPDLAAGCSMADMAVLEQVEQCWDLLSDLGIADDVVPVTYMNSSADIKGFVGRNGGVVCTSSNAKRALDWAYAQGEKVPGADAKQSATKVLFLPDQHLGRNTAVLEMGYSLDDCVLYDPHKPNGGLTDQQLRDAKMILWRGHCSVHGRFTLENVQAVRQQVPGVNILVHPECRHEVVTAADYVGSTEYIIKKLDAAEPGSAWAVGTELNLVRRLAAAHPDKQVMFLEKTVCYCSTMNRIDLPHLVWALEELVAGRVPNQITVDPDTAHHARVALDQMLALP, from the coding sequence ATGGGACACGTGACTGCTCCCGTACTGCTGCTGCTCGGCCGCGGCAAGGACTCGAACTCGGAACGCGGCGTCGACTGTCCGGGCGACCTGCCCGCGCCCAGCGACCCCGGCCTGGTCGAGCGCGCCGCCGCCGCCAAGGCCGCGCTCGGTGACCGGGTCTTCGTGCTCGGCCACCACTACCAGCGCGACGAGGTCATCCAGTTCGCCGACGTGACCGGCGACTCGTTCAAGCTGGCCCGCGAGGCCGCGGCCCGGCCCGACGCCGAGTTCATCGTGTTCTGCGGCGTGCACTTCATGGCCGAGTCGGCCGACATCCTCACCACCGACGCCCAGCGCGTGGTCCTGCCGGACCTGGCCGCGGGCTGCTCCATGGCCGACATGGCCGTGCTGGAGCAGGTCGAGCAGTGCTGGGACCTGCTGAGCGACCTGGGCATCGCCGACGATGTGGTGCCCGTCACCTACATGAACTCCTCCGCCGACATCAAGGGCTTCGTGGGCCGCAACGGGGGCGTGGTCTGCACCTCCTCCAACGCCAAGCGCGCGCTCGACTGGGCGTACGCCCAGGGCGAGAAGGTCCCCGGAGCGGATGCGAAGCAGTCCGCGACCAAGGTGCTCTTTCTGCCCGACCAGCACCTCGGCCGCAACACCGCGGTGCTGGAGATGGGCTACTCGCTCGACGACTGCGTGCTGTACGACCCGCACAAGCCCAACGGCGGCCTGACCGACCAGCAGCTGCGCGACGCCAAGATGATCCTGTGGCGCGGGCACTGCTCGGTGCACGGCCGGTTCACCCTGGAGAACGTGCAGGCCGTGCGCCAGCAGGTGCCCGGCGTGAACATCCTGGTGCACCCGGAGTGCCGCCACGAGGTGGTCACCGCGGCCGACTACGTGGGCTCGACGGAGTACATCATCAAGAAGCTGGACGCGGCCGAGCCCGGTTCGGCGTGGGCCGTGGGCACCGAGCTGAACCTGGTCCGGCGGCTGGCCGCCGCGCACCCGGACAAGCAGGTCATGTTCCTGGAGAAGACGGTCTGCTACTGCTCCACCATGAACCGCATCGACCTGCCGCACCTGGTCTGGGCGCTGGAGGAGCTGGTCGCGGGACGGGTGCCCAACCAGATCACGGTCGACCCCGACACGGCGCACCACGCCCGGGTCGCGCTGGACCAGATGCTGGCACTGCCGTAG
- a CDS encoding HesB/IscA family protein yields the protein MTTPDIKTEATGINLTEVAAGKVKALLEQEGRDDLRLRVAVQPGGCSGLRYQLFFDERELDGDIVSEFGGVEVVVDRMSAPYLAGATVDFADRIDAQGFTIDNPNAGGSCACGDSFH from the coding sequence GTGACGACGCCCGACATCAAGACGGAAGCCACCGGCATCAACCTCACCGAGGTCGCGGCCGGCAAGGTCAAGGCTCTGCTGGAGCAGGAGGGTCGCGACGACCTCCGGCTGCGGGTCGCGGTCCAGCCCGGTGGCTGCTCCGGCCTGCGTTACCAGCTCTTCTTCGACGAGCGCGAGCTCGACGGCGACATCGTCTCCGAGTTCGGCGGTGTCGAGGTCGTCGTCGACCGGATGAGCGCGCCGTACCTGGCGGGCGCCACCGTCGACTTCGCCGACCGCATCGACGCGCAGGGTTTCACCATCGACAACCCGAACGCCGGCGGCTCCTGCGCCTGCGGCGACAGTTTCCACTGA
- a CDS encoding carbohydrate kinase family protein: MKICVTGSIATDHLMHFPGRFADQLIADQLDKVSLSFLVDDLVIRRGGVAANMAFGMAKLGLRPALVGAVGADFADYRSWLERHGVDCDSVHVSEVAHTARFVCTTDEDLCQVASFYAGAMSEARNIELSPVHHRLDGLDLVIVGANDPVAMVRHSQECRDRGYPFAADPSQQLARMGGDEVLQLIDGAEYLLTNEYENSLLEQKTGLTSDEVLDRVKVRVTTLGKNGVQITGRGFAPIRVPVAREIQVYDPTGVGDGFRAGFFAALSWGLGLERAAQVGSLLATLVLETVGTQEYEVEPDNFLKRLAESYGDDAAADIRPHLN; this comes from the coding sequence ATGAAGATCTGCGTTACCGGATCGATCGCCACGGATCACCTGATGCACTTCCCGGGCCGCTTCGCGGACCAGCTCATCGCGGACCAGCTGGACAAGGTCTCGCTGTCCTTCCTGGTCGACGATCTCGTGATCCGGCGTGGCGGCGTGGCGGCGAACATGGCCTTCGGCATGGCCAAACTCGGCCTGCGCCCGGCCCTGGTCGGCGCGGTCGGCGCGGACTTCGCCGACTACCGCTCGTGGCTGGAGCGCCACGGCGTCGACTGTGACTCGGTGCACGTCAGTGAGGTGGCGCACACCGCCCGCTTCGTCTGCACCACCGACGAGGACCTGTGCCAGGTCGCCTCGTTCTACGCCGGCGCCATGAGTGAGGCCCGCAACATCGAGCTGTCCCCGGTGCACCACCGCCTCGACGGCCTCGACCTGGTCATCGTCGGCGCGAACGACCCGGTGGCGATGGTGCGCCACTCGCAGGAGTGCCGCGACCGGGGATACCCGTTCGCCGCGGACCCGTCCCAGCAGCTGGCCCGCATGGGCGGCGACGAGGTGCTCCAGCTCATCGACGGTGCGGAGTACCTGCTCACCAACGAGTACGAGAACTCGCTGCTGGAGCAGAAGACCGGCCTGACCTCGGACGAGGTGCTGGACCGGGTCAAGGTGCGGGTCACCACGCTCGGCAAGAACGGCGTCCAGATCACCGGCCGCGGCTTCGCGCCGATCCGGGTGCCGGTCGCCCGCGAGATCCAGGTGTACGACCCGACCGGCGTCGGCGACGGCTTCCGGGCCGGCTTCTTCGCCGCGCTGTCCTGGGGTCTGGGCCTGGAGCGCGCCGCGCAGGTCGGGTCGCTGCTGGCCACGCTCGTCCTGGAGACCGTCGGCACGCAGGAGTACGAGGTTGAACCGGACAACTTCCTCAAGCGCCTGGCCGAGTCCTACGGCGACGACGCCGCCGCCGACATCCGCCCGCACCTGAACTGA
- a CDS encoding glycerate kinase family protein: MRVLICPDKFAGTLTAVEAAQAVAAGWREVAASDELICRPIADGGPGFVEVLHASIGGELVEVDTTDPLGRAVLGAVLLAGDAAATAYVESAQACGLHLVEPGERDPKVTSSYGLGALIEAAVARGARRVVIGLGGSATNDGGAGLLAALGAVGLDAAGEPLAPGGAALTACTSLALAHSAPDSADATGSDDATSTDGATSVARVAGSGLLPAGVELIAATDVDNPLTGLHGASAVYGPQKGATPQDVTLLDAALANWAAVLERELPGCPAKLSELPGGGAAGGLGAAILALGGTVASGIDLIRELTGLDQVLESVDLLITGEGSFDHQSLRGKAISGLAGAARDLGIPCVVLAGRVTTGRREQGAAGVTEAYALVDHFGSVDLALAEPTRGLRELASRLARQWSR, from the coding sequence ATGCGAGTGTTGATCTGTCCCGACAAGTTCGCCGGCACGCTCACCGCGGTGGAGGCGGCGCAGGCCGTCGCCGCGGGCTGGCGGGAGGTCGCCGCATCGGACGAGCTGATCTGCCGCCCCATCGCCGACGGCGGCCCCGGCTTCGTCGAGGTGCTGCACGCCTCGATCGGTGGCGAGCTGGTCGAGGTCGACACGACCGATCCGCTGGGCCGCGCGGTCCTGGGCGCGGTGCTGCTGGCCGGGGACGCGGCGGCCACCGCGTACGTGGAGAGCGCGCAGGCCTGCGGCCTGCACCTGGTCGAACCGGGGGAGCGGGACCCGAAGGTGACCTCCTCGTACGGCCTGGGCGCGCTGATCGAGGCCGCGGTGGCGCGCGGCGCCCGGCGCGTGGTGATCGGGCTCGGCGGCTCGGCCACCAACGACGGCGGCGCGGGCCTGCTCGCAGCGCTGGGTGCGGTCGGCCTGGACGCCGCGGGCGAGCCGCTGGCCCCCGGCGGCGCGGCCCTGACCGCCTGCACGTCCCTCGCCCTCGCGCACAGCGCGCCTGACTCGGCCGACGCGACCGGCTCCGACGACGCGACCAGCACCGACGGCGCGACCAGCGTGGCCCGAGTGGCCGGATCGGGCCTGCTGCCCGCCGGAGTCGAGCTGATCGCCGCCACCGACGTGGACAACCCGCTGACCGGCCTGCACGGCGCGTCCGCGGTGTACGGCCCGCAGAAGGGCGCCACCCCGCAGGACGTGACGCTGCTCGACGCGGCGCTGGCGAACTGGGCCGCGGTGCTGGAGCGGGAGCTGCCGGGGTGCCCGGCGAAGCTGTCGGAGCTGCCCGGTGGCGGCGCGGCGGGCGGGCTCGGCGCGGCGATCCTGGCCCTGGGCGGCACGGTCGCCTCCGGCATCGACCTGATCCGCGAGCTGACCGGCCTGGACCAGGTGCTGGAGAGCGTCGACCTGCTGATCACGGGCGAGGGCTCGTTCGACCACCAGTCGTTGCGCGGCAAGGCCATCTCCGGGCTGGCCGGCGCGGCCCGTGACCTCGGCATCCCGTGCGTGGTGCTGGCGGGCCGGGTCACCACCGGCCGCCGCGAGCAGGGCGCGGCCGGCGTCACCGAGGCGTACGCCCTGGTCGACCATTTCGGCAGCGTGGACCTCGCCCTGGCCGAACCCACCCGCGGCCTCCGCGAGCTGGCTTCCCGCCTGGCCCGCCAGTGGTCCCGCTGA
- a CDS encoding MFS transporter: protein MSSTATLSPPAPATPPPAPADQRWTPRLWGTLLVLCAVLFLDGLDISMVGVTLPAIQTDLGLSTATLQWIVSGYVLGYGGLLLLGGRTADLLGRRRVLLIALAVFAGASVLGGLVEDGTLLIATRFIKGLAAAFTAPAGLSILTTTFPEGPVRNRALGIYTVFGASGFSSGLILGGLLTEIDWRVTFLLPAPLALIALVAGLRLLPRDGVRNPGGYDVLGAATSTGALLLLVFTVVNAPEAGWTSLRTLGSLAVVAALAAAFVIAERTVAHPLVRLGIFANRSLVRADLTAMAVSGGYLSFQFIVALYLQNVLGWSPLQMALSLLPAGIIVASSGPVVGRLITRYGTRRLIALGMVAFVAAYALFLRAGPEPAFLTVILPTALLLGLGFALSFSALNVQATNGVADDEQGLASGLVQSSFQVGGAVALAVTSAVVGGGAIVPGRLPDTFLAAIGVVTAISLLGLLAAVLGRSDRTSAPDAVENRSLAPQSAA from the coding sequence ATGTCTTCCACCGCGACGCTGTCGCCACCTGCCCCTGCCACCCCTCCTCCGGCCCCCGCGGACCAGCGCTGGACCCCGCGGCTGTGGGGCACGCTGCTGGTGCTGTGCGCGGTGCTGTTCCTCGACGGCCTCGACATCTCGATGGTCGGCGTCACGCTGCCGGCCATCCAGACCGACCTCGGCCTGTCCACCGCCACCCTGCAGTGGATCGTCAGCGGCTACGTGCTCGGCTACGGCGGCCTGCTCCTGCTCGGCGGGCGCACCGCCGACCTGCTCGGCCGACGCCGGGTGCTGCTGATCGCGCTGGCCGTCTTCGCCGGTGCGTCCGTGCTCGGCGGGCTGGTCGAGGACGGCACGCTGCTCATCGCGACGCGGTTCATCAAGGGCCTGGCCGCGGCGTTCACCGCGCCCGCCGGACTGTCCATCCTGACCACGACCTTCCCCGAGGGGCCGGTGCGCAACCGGGCGCTGGGCATCTACACCGTGTTCGGGGCCAGCGGCTTCTCCTCCGGCCTGATCCTGGGCGGGCTGCTCACCGAGATCGACTGGCGGGTGACCTTCCTGCTGCCCGCGCCGCTGGCGCTGATCGCCCTCGTCGCCGGGCTGCGCCTGCTCCCGCGCGACGGCGTCCGCAACCCCGGCGGCTACGACGTGCTCGGCGCGGCCACCTCGACCGGCGCGCTGCTGCTGCTGGTGTTCACCGTCGTCAACGCCCCCGAGGCGGGCTGGACCTCGCTGCGCACCCTCGGCTCGCTGGCCGTGGTGGCCGCGCTCGCCGCCGCCTTCGTGATCGCCGAGCGCACCGTGGCCCACCCGCTGGTGCGGCTGGGCATCTTCGCCAACCGCAGCCTGGTCCGGGCCGACCTCACCGCGATGGCGGTGTCCGGCGGCTACCTCAGCTTCCAGTTCATCGTCGCCCTGTACCTGCAGAACGTGCTGGGCTGGTCGCCGCTGCAGATGGCGCTGTCGCTGCTGCCCGCCGGGATCATCGTGGCGAGTTCCGGCCCCGTGGTCGGCAGGCTGATCACGCGGTACGGCACCCGCCGGCTGATCGCCCTGGGCATGGTCGCGTTCGTCGCCGCGTACGCCCTGTTCCTGCGGGCCGGGCCGGAGCCGGCGTTCCTCACCGTGATCCTGCCGACCGCGCTGCTGCTCGGGCTGGGCTTCGCGCTGAGCTTCTCGGCCCTGAACGTGCAGGCGACCAACGGCGTCGCCGACGACGAGCAAGGGCTGGCCTCCGGGCTGGTGCAGAGCTCCTTCCAGGTCGGCGGGGCGGTCGCGCTGGCCGTCACGTCGGCGGTGGTCGGCGGCGGGGCCATCGTGCCGGGCCGCCTGCCGGACACCTTCCTGGCCGCCATCGGCGTCGTCACCGCGATCTCCCTGCTCGGCCTGCTCGCGGCGGTGCTGGGCCGGTCCGACCGTACGTCCGCGCCCGACGCCGTGGAGAACCGGTCACTCGCACCGCAGAGCGCGGCCTGA
- a CDS encoding MarR family winged helix-turn-helix transcriptional regulator, whose protein sequence is MHDEVAVKAWRELSRQYAALSCALESALQEQHKLGMSEFEVLDRLVGAQGCTGLRMQELGEQIHLSQSALSRTVARLEKDGLVERQLCTSDRRGVFVHPTDAGRERHAAARPTHRAVINTTLGE, encoded by the coding sequence ATGCACGACGAGGTGGCCGTGAAGGCGTGGCGGGAGCTGTCCCGGCAGTACGCCGCGCTCTCGTGCGCGCTGGAGAGCGCGCTGCAGGAGCAGCACAAGCTCGGCATGAGCGAGTTCGAGGTGCTGGACCGCCTGGTCGGCGCGCAGGGCTGCACCGGGCTGCGCATGCAGGAACTCGGGGAGCAGATCCACCTCAGCCAGAGCGCGCTGTCGCGCACGGTCGCGCGCCTGGAGAAGGACGGGCTGGTGGAGCGGCAGCTCTGCACGTCCGACCGGCGCGGGGTGTTCGTGCACCCCACCGACGCCGGGCGAGAACGGCACGCCGCGGCGCGGCCCACGCACCGCGCAGTCATCAACACCACACTGGGCGAGTAG
- a CDS encoding DUF3043 domain-containing protein encodes MPLFSRKTTDVPAEAPASEPEGSEIVRASRSYTPAKGKATPKRTEAQRRKAEPPPANRREALKRAREKSRADRAESMAGMKAGDERYLLPRDKGPERRLVRDYVDSRRTVGTWFFGGAFLIFFLIQVRDPRIAVAANIVWLLLALAVIVDSFFICRKIKKLIKANYPKTTQRMGSLYLYAVMRGITFRRMRMPNPQVKIGDPVVPTKA; translated from the coding sequence GTGCCGTTGTTCTCCCGCAAGACCACTGACGTTCCCGCCGAGGCCCCGGCCTCCGAGCCCGAGGGCTCGGAGATCGTGCGCGCGTCGCGCTCGTACACGCCCGCCAAGGGCAAGGCGACGCCGAAGCGCACCGAGGCGCAGCGCCGCAAGGCCGAGCCGCCGCCGGCGAACCGCCGCGAGGCCCTCAAGCGCGCCCGCGAGAAGTCGCGGGCCGACCGGGCCGAGTCGATGGCCGGCATGAAGGCGGGCGACGAGCGCTACCTGCTGCCCCGGGACAAGGGACCGGAGCGGCGGCTGGTGCGCGACTACGTCGACTCCCGGCGCACCGTCGGCACCTGGTTCTTCGGCGGCGCGTTCCTGATCTTCTTCCTGATCCAGGTCCGCGACCCGCGCATCGCGGTGGCCGCGAACATCGTCTGGCTGCTGCTGGCGCTGGCCGTGATCGTGGACAGCTTCTTCATCTGCCGGAAGATCAAGAAGCTGATCAAGGCGAACTACCCCAAGACCACCCAGCGCATGGGCTCGCTGTACCTGTACGCGGTCATGCGCGGGATCACCTTCCGCCGCATGCGGATGCCCAACCCGCAGGTCAAGATCGGTGACCCGGTCGTTCCCACCAAGGCCTAG
- a CDS encoding ABC transporter ATP-binding protein: protein MTEAVRLQAVAKDYGPVRAVDGIDLSIARGQTVALLGPNGAGKSTTINMLLGLLEPTAGTVRVFGGSPTEAVRAGKVGAMLQESGFAANATVRELVELARALYRDPLPTAQILATADLADLAGRRLDKLSGGQTQRVRFAFALAGNPELLVLDEPTAALDVESRQAFWAAMRRYAETGRTVLFATHYLEEADDFADRVIVIARGRVVADGSGADIKQLTGGRTVSFDRAGTDLDVLRRLPGVVEAEQRGERALLRCDDSDRTVRALLADGHAWRNLEITGAGLEEAFLSLTASAGKE, encoded by the coding sequence ATGACGGAAGCGGTGCGGCTGCAAGCGGTCGCGAAAGACTACGGCCCGGTGAGGGCGGTGGACGGCATCGACCTGTCCATCGCCCGCGGCCAGACGGTGGCGCTGCTCGGCCCCAACGGAGCAGGCAAGTCCACCACCATCAACATGCTGCTCGGCCTGCTGGAGCCGACGGCCGGCACGGTGCGCGTGTTCGGCGGCAGCCCCACCGAGGCGGTGCGGGCCGGCAAGGTCGGCGCGATGCTGCAGGAGTCGGGCTTCGCCGCCAACGCCACCGTACGCGAGCTGGTCGAACTCGCCCGCGCGCTGTATCGCGACCCGCTGCCCACCGCGCAGATCCTGGCCACGGCCGACCTCGCGGACCTGGCCGGACGGCGGCTCGACAAGCTCTCCGGCGGCCAGACCCAGCGGGTGCGCTTCGCGTTCGCCCTGGCCGGCAACCCCGAACTGCTCGTGCTCGACGAGCCGACCGCCGCGCTGGACGTGGAGAGCCGCCAGGCGTTCTGGGCGGCCATGCGCCGCTACGCCGAGACCGGCCGCACCGTGCTGTTCGCGACGCACTACCTCGAAGAGGCCGACGACTTCGCCGACCGCGTCATCGTGATCGCGCGGGGCCGGGTCGTCGCCGACGGCAGCGGAGCCGACATCAAGCAGCTCACCGGCGGGCGTACGGTCAGCTTCGACCGCGCCGGCACCGACCTCGACGTGCTGCGCCGCCTGCCCGGCGTGGTCGAGGCCGAGCAGCGCGGCGAGCGCGCCCTGCTGCGCTGCGACGACTCCGACCGCACCGTGCGCGCGCTGCTGGCCGACGGCCACGCCTGGCGCAACCTGGAGATCACCGGGGCGGGCCTGGAAGAGGCCTTCCTGTCCCTGACCGCATCCGCCGGCAAGGAGTGA
- the murA gene encoding UDP-N-acetylglucosamine 1-carboxyvinyltransferase, with amino-acid sequence MLFNSRHTQEVALSDDVLIVSGGSPLKGEVRVRGAKNLVSKAMVATVLGESPSRMYDVPRIRDVEIVRGLLELHGVKVTNGDLDGELRFDPSNVERAGIDEINVHAGSSRIPILLCGPLLHRLGHAFIPDLGGCHIGPRPIDYHLEALRRFGAVVDKTPEGLHLSAPDGLHGIKYELDYPSVGATEQILLTAVRAEGVTELSNAAVEPEIIDLICILQKMGAIIKVHTNRVIEIQGVPRLGGFSHRPIPDRIEAASWASAALATRGDITVKGARQADMTTYLNVFRSIGGEFEIDDNPVDGGIRFWHPGGDLRPVALETDVHPGFMTDWQQPLVVALTQANGLSVVHETVYEKRFGYTSALNQMGAHIQVFQDCLGGTPCRFGRMGFRHSAVIAGPAKLHATDLVIPDLRAGFSHLIAALAAEGTSRVHGVDLINRGYEDFEAKLAGLGATVSR; translated from the coding sequence TTGCTTTTCAACTCGCGCCACACCCAGGAGGTCGCCTTGTCGGACGACGTGCTCATCGTCAGCGGAGGTAGCCCGCTCAAGGGCGAGGTGCGGGTCCGTGGGGCCAAGAATCTGGTCTCCAAAGCCATGGTCGCGACCGTCCTGGGCGAGAGTCCGAGCCGGATGTACGACGTCCCGCGCATCCGCGACGTGGAGATCGTGCGCGGCCTCCTGGAGCTGCACGGCGTCAAGGTGACCAACGGCGACCTCGACGGTGAGCTGCGCTTCGACCCGTCCAACGTCGAGCGTGCCGGCATCGACGAGATCAACGTGCACGCCGGCTCCAGCCGGATCCCGATCCTGCTGTGCGGCCCGCTGCTGCACCGGCTCGGCCACGCGTTCATCCCCGACCTGGGCGGCTGCCACATCGGCCCGCGGCCGATCGACTACCACCTGGAGGCGCTGCGGCGCTTCGGCGCCGTCGTCGACAAGACCCCGGAAGGCCTGCACCTGTCCGCCCCGGACGGCCTGCACGGCATCAAGTACGAGCTGGACTACCCGTCCGTCGGCGCGACCGAGCAGATCCTGCTCACCGCCGTGCGCGCCGAGGGCGTCACCGAGCTGAGCAACGCCGCGGTCGAGCCCGAGATCATCGACCTGATCTGCATCCTGCAGAAGATGGGCGCGATCATCAAGGTGCACACCAACCGGGTGATCGAGATCCAGGGCGTGCCGCGCCTGGGCGGGTTCTCGCACCGCCCCATCCCCGACCGCATCGAGGCCGCCAGCTGGGCCTCGGCCGCGCTGGCCACCCGGGGCGACATCACCGTCAAGGGCGCCCGCCAGGCCGACATGACCACGTACCTCAACGTGTTCCGGTCCATCGGCGGCGAGTTCGAGATCGACGACAACCCGGTCGACGGCGGCATCCGCTTCTGGCACCCCGGTGGCGACCTGCGCCCCGTCGCGCTGGAGACCGACGTGCACCCCGGCTTCATGACCGACTGGCAGCAGCCGCTGGTCGTGGCGCTGACCCAGGCCAACGGCCTGTCCGTGGTGCACGAGACGGTGTACGAGAAGCGCTTCGGCTACACCAGCGCGCTGAACCAGATGGGCGCGCACATCCAGGTCTTCCAGGACTGCCTCGGCGGCACCCCGTGCCGGTTCGGCCGGATGGGCTTCCGCCACTCCGCCGTCATCGCCGGCCCCGCCAAGCTGCACGCCACCGACCTGGTCATCCCGGACCTGCGGGCGGGCTTCAGCCACCTCATCGCGGCCCTGGCCGCCGAGGGCACCTCCCGGGTGCACGGCGTCGACCTGATCAACCGCGGCTACGAGGACTTCGAGGCCAAGCTCGCGGGCCTCGGCGCCACCGTCTCCCGCTGA
- a CDS encoding ABC transporter permease: protein MRAYLVFELRRLIREPRMAIFTVVLPVLIYTISSGSSEEAGQVGGVDVAAYLMVSMAAYGALVGALSVGIAVSQERANGWLRQLRITPLSPAQVVAVKALLASLLAIPPVVSVGLVAAFAHGVSFSAGQWVALVVLMWLGSLPFAAFGLALGFTLPPQLTQPVSMLGVFGLAFLGGLFVPVAVMPHVLASIATWLPSNRFAELGWSVVAGQAPPVGGVAILAAWALVFGALAAWAYRRSAALR from the coding sequence GTGCGCGCCTATCTCGTCTTCGAACTGCGCCGCCTGATCCGCGAGCCACGCATGGCGATCTTCACCGTGGTGCTGCCGGTGCTGATCTACACGATCAGCAGCGGCAGCTCCGAGGAGGCCGGCCAGGTCGGCGGCGTGGACGTCGCCGCGTACCTGATGGTCAGCATGGCCGCGTACGGCGCGCTGGTCGGCGCGCTGTCCGTCGGCATCGCCGTGTCCCAGGAGCGCGCCAACGGCTGGCTGCGCCAGCTGCGGATCACGCCGCTCAGCCCCGCCCAGGTGGTCGCCGTGAAGGCGCTGCTGGCCTCGCTGCTGGCGATCCCGCCGGTGGTCTCGGTGGGCCTGGTCGCCGCGTTCGCGCACGGCGTGTCGTTCAGCGCCGGGCAGTGGGTCGCGCTGGTGGTGCTGATGTGGCTGGGCAGCCTGCCCTTCGCCGCGTTCGGGCTGGCGCTGGGCTTCACCCTGCCGCCGCAGCTGACCCAGCCGGTGAGCATGCTGGGCGTGTTCGGCCTGGCGTTCCTCGGCGGGCTGTTCGTGCCGGTCGCCGTGATGCCGCACGTGCTCGCCTCGATCGCGACCTGGCTGCCCAGCAACCGCTTCGCCGAGCTGGGCTGGTCCGTGGTGGCCGGGCAGGCGCCGCCCGTCGGCGGGGTCGCCATCCTCGCCGCCTGGGCCCTGGTCTTCGGCGCCCTCGCGGCCTGGGCCTACCGGCGCTCGGCGGCACTGCGGTGA